The Streptomyces griseiscabiei genomic sequence GTGAGGGTCCTTCCGGGCCAGGACCGGCTGGATGGCGCCGTGGTGGACTACGCCGGGCAGCCTGGGCACGGGGTGGATGCCCAGCAGGCAGTGCGCCCGGGCTACTCGGATCGCGAGTTCCAGGCCGTGATGACCGCGGCTCGCTCGGACGTGGTGGCCATCCGTGACCGGATCGCGGCGGGCGAGAACCTGCTGTGGCGCTTCCTCGACAACCCCGAGGCTCTGCTGGCCGCCGAGCGGGAGCAGGGGGCGCGGCTGGAGGCGATGGCGCGGACAGGCCGGATCCAGGTCGATTACCGGGGGCTGGCGGTGGGCGAGTACCCGGCGGCCTGCTACGCGCAGGCGCGGCAGTTGTTCGTGGTCGACCAGGACCTGGCTCCTCTGTTGATCTACGCGGCCGGGCTGAGCGGCCGTAACCCGGAGACGCTGAAGGAACTGCCCGCCGAACACCGGCTGCTGGAGGAGCGGGCGGTGGCGGTGACGCTGGTCAAACGCCGCCGGGGCAAGGCCAACTCCCGTACGACTGTGCACTGGAGCGTGGACCCGGACTCGAACCGGCAGTTGAAGGCGATGGGTAGTTTCTATCTGCTGCTGCACCGGATGATGGCCCGAAGCCGGGCGTTTTCCGGCACATCCTCGGTGTGGTCGATCTGGGCGGGCAACGGCCGTGGTGGTGTCCGCCATGCCTCAACCGGCGGGCACCTCGGTCCGTTCGACGCCGAGTTGGCGCGCAAGCTGAAGCTCGGGCAGTGGGCCGAGCGTCACGGCCTGGTCGGCGACGATGGGGCACCGCTGCAGATGATGCTGACCCGGATGAAGAAGACGGTCGAGACGCGGACGGCTAAGCAGGTGGGCGGGCACCTGCCGTCCGCGCGGCTGACCAACACGGCCGAGACGTCGTTCGCCTGCTACCTGCGCGGGGATCCGTTCGTCACCGAGTGGGCTGCCGATGTGCTGACCGAGGCGATCAACGATGCCGAGCGGCACGCCCGTGCCGTCGTCGTGCGCCTGGGTGGCGCGGATGCGGACGCTGTCTCGCAGCGGTCGCTCGGCCAGGCGGAGGCGGGCGAGCTGGACACGCTCGCCGCCTCGTGCCTGGACATCGAGGACAGCCCGTCCGGCGGCCGGTGCCGCCAGTCGTTTCTGGCCTGCTTCGCCTGTCCCAACGCCCTGGTCCTGGAGCGGCACTTGCCCGCCTTGCTCGCGCTGGCCGACGTGCTACGAGAGGACCTTGAGCGGCGGGACGTCGATCAGTGGGCGGCCCGGCACGGGGCGACCTGGACGGTCCTGACCCGCGACATCCTGCCCCGGTTCAGCCCTGCCCAGCGCGCCGCCGCGGCCCGCACCCGCCCGGTTCTCCCGCTGGACCTGCTCGATGGCCCGAAGGAGCTTTCGTGACCAGTCCTGTCGAGGTCGCTCGACGGTCCGGGGCGGTGCCCGCCCGGGCGCTCGTGCTGGCCGCACGACCGTTGCGCGCCGAATACCGACTGGAGGAGACGTCCCGGTTCGCCGACGACGCCTGGTGGCTGACGCCGGCGTGGCTGCGGGCCGACCGCAAGTCGCTCAAGCTGGACTTCAGCACGGTTCCGCCGCCGTTCGTGACCACGGCCAAGAGCCTGTTCTACGCCCTGCTCGCCCAGGACACCCCGCCCGGCGAACTGCCGCTCACCATTCCCAGCATCCGCACCTACTTCAGCTGCGTACGCCGTTTCCTCACCTGGGTCCACGACCGCGGACTCGCCCTCGCCCAGGTGAGCGGAGAGGACCTTGACATCTTCCACCGCGAGCTCGCCGAGCAGCGGTTGTCCCTCGCCTCCACCTACCGCTACCGCCGTGCGATTCGGATGCTGTGGGCCTACCGCAGCCGGGTCCCCGATGCCCTGGCGAGCGACCCGCTGCGGCGCTCGGCCTGGCAGGCGTGGGCGCGCGCGAACCCGCGGCGGTTCGGAGAGAACCTCACCGAGCGGATCCCCGAGCAGATCCTGGGCCCCCTGCTCACGTGGGCGCTGCGCTGGGTCGATGACTTCGCCGAGGATGTCCTCGCCGCTCGTGACGAGCGCGCCGCCCTCGATGCGCGTGTGCCGGCTGGCCCCGACGCGCTGTCGGCCCTGGCCGTGCTGCTGGACGGATACCGTCGCCGGGGCGAGCCCCTGCCAGCTCTTCCCGTCGGCCAGCGGCGCCGAGGGCCGCAGCTGGCGCCGTGCCTGAGCCACCTGGCCCGGTTGCTGGGCCATGACCGCGACCGGCTGGAGCGGCTCGACGCCGAGCGGCTGATCGCCGAAGCCGCGCAAGAGGTCGGCGTCGACTCCGACTGCCCCCTCACCCACCGTGTCCAAGGACAGCTGGACGGCCGCCCGTGGCTGGCGGCGATCTCGTACTACGATGTGCCGCGGTACGAGCGGCTGCTCCAGGGGGCCTGCTGGATCGTGATCGCCTACCTCTCCGGGATGCGCGACTCCGAGGCCAAACACCTCCAGCGCGGCTGCCTGAGCGTCCAACGCGACTCCGCCGGCCGCGTCTACCGCCACCGCCTGCACAGCCTCGCCTTCAAGGGCGAGAACGCCCACGGGGCGCAGGCCACCTGGATCGTCACCGCCCCGGTCGCCCGGGCCGTCGCCGTCCTCGAACGCTTCCAGTCGGCCGAACAGCCCTACCTGTTCGCTCCGCCGCCGACCTCCCGCAGCTACCGCCAACGCCGCAGCCCTTTCGGGGTGCTGGACAGCAACGCCACCAACACGGACATCACCGACCTGATCAAGTGGATCAACGCCTACTGCACCGCGCACCAGCGCGCGGACGGCATCCCGCCGGAGCGCGGGCGGGTTCCGCACCTGACCACGCGGCGCTTTCGGCGGACCCTGGCCTGGTTCATCGCCCGCCGCCCTGGTGGCACCATCGCCGGCGCTCTGCAGTACCGCCATCAGGGGATTCAGATGTTCGAGGGCTACGCCGGCACCAGCGACTCCGGGTTCCGCGACGAGGTCGAAGCCGAGGAGGCCCTCGCCCGGGGCCAGTTCCTCGCCGGGATGGGCGCCGCCGACCGTCCGGCGTTGGCCGGACCGGCCGGAGCCGAGGCCGAAGCCCGGCTCACCGAGTTCGCCCGCCACACCGTCTTCGACGGCCAGGTCGTCACCGACGAAGCCCGCCTGCGCCGCATCGTGGCACGCCACGACCCGCACCTGTACCCGGGGACCTTCGTCACCTGCGTCTACAACCCCGACCGCGCTCTGTGCCGCGCCCCCGCCGACCCCGGCCACCAACCGGTCCTCGCCGACTGTCAGCCCCTGGCCTGCCGCAACACCGCCCTCACCCCCGCCAACCAGCAGGCTCTGGTCGGTCACCTCACCCAGCTGGAGGACGCCCTGGATGACGGCGCCTGCCTGGCCCCCTACATCCGACACCGTCTTCAGGAACAGCACCGTGCCACGGCCGCGTTCCTGGCCCGCCACGATCCGGAGCCCGCAGCGTGAATCGAGCCCTGCCCGACGTCGACACCGTCAAGGCCGCCATCGACACCGTCCTCGACGAGGCGTTCGCCAGCGGACGCAGACCGACCGTCACCGCTATCGAGCGCCGCCTCGGCATCCCCCACGCCACATTTCACCGCCACTACGCCGACCTGATCGACACCCATTTCCGGCCCCGGATCCCCGCGGCCCGCAGCCAGACACGCACGGACCGGCCGAAGACCGACGGGCCCAACGAGGAGAACCTGCGCCGGCTACGGCAGGAGAACACCGACCTACGCCGGACCCTCGCCCTCTACGAGGAGGCCATCCGCCAACTCGCCCTCGAAAACCACGCCATGCGCGGCGGCGCCGCCGTCATTCCCCTGCCCGCCCGCAGCCGCACCTCCGCACCATCACAGTCCTGACCTGGGCCCCGTCCGGGTCCGCCCAGCGCGCGAGGACCGGCGCCACCGCGTCGATGTGACTCAGGTGCGGGCCGCCACCCTGCGTCCGACGTCTCTGCGGTCAGCTGGCAGCATCCGCTGCGTCCAAGTTCAAGATCCGGTGCGATAGCGGGTGAGCATGAGGGCGACGGCTTCGTCGACGATGCCGGTGTCGGTCGGGTCGGGCGGGACGAAGTCGGTCCGTACGAGTTGGGGCCACAGGAGCTGGCTGCAGATCATGCCGAGGAACTGTTCGGCGACCGCGGACGCCGAGTGCGGCTGTCCGTCGGCCGACCGGAAGTCGAGCGTGCCGGCCTGGGCCTCGGCGTCCAGGTAGTCACGGAGCCGGTCGAAGAAGGGGCCGCGGTCGATGGCGAAGCCGGTGCCGACGATGTCAGCGAGTTCCGGCATCTGGGGAAGCTCGGTGATGATGAGGCGGCACAGCGCCGCCGTACCCGGCCGCGCGACCAGGCAGGCGTAGTCGCGGCCGATGTGGTCCAGACCGTACTGGGGGTCACCGGGCGGCGGCGCTTCGGCGTACTCCACGTCCAGCTGCCACTGTTCGGAGGTGACGGCCGCGAACAGCGCGGCCTTGGAGGGGTAGCGCTTGAAGAGGGTGCCGGTGGAGACGCCGGCCTCTTTGGCGATCTGGGCGAGAGAGGTCTTGTCGTATCCCCGGGCGAGGAAGAGGTCGCGGGCGGCGCGGATGATGCGCGCGCGGTTCTCCGCTTTGATCTGCGCGTGATACCCGGCCTGGCGCGCATCGCCACCGCATTCCGCTCGGTCACGGTCCGCCACCGACATACCCACGCCCCTCGCCCGACTCCCGGCCGCGTCCTCGCTCTCAGAGGACGGTCTGGCCGCCGTCCAGGATAAGGTCCTGGCCCACGGCGAAGGCGGAGACGTCGGAGGCCAGGTACACCACGGCTTCGGCGACTTCCTCCGGCATGCCCATGCGGCCCAGCGGAATGCCGGCGCTGATCCCCTCCACAACTGCCGCCTGCACCGCCGGGTCCTCGATCCCGAGCTTGGCGGCGGAGTACAGCGGGGTGTTCACCGGGCCGGGGCTGACCGCGTTGAACCGGATGCCGTGCGAGGTGAGCAGGTCCGCGTTCCACGACCGCATCAGGGAGGAGACGGCCGCCTTCGTCGCGGCGTAGGCGTTCGAATGCCCGTAGCCGCCGTGCGCGCTGTTGGACGCGTTGAGGATGACCGAGGACGGGTTGGCCAGCACGGGCACCAGGGCCTGGGTGAGGAAGAAGACGCTCTTGACGTTGATGTCGAAGAGCCGGTCGAAGCTGTCCTCGGTGTGGTCCTCGAACGGCCGCCAGTCCGAGACGCCGGCGTTCAGGAACGCCACGTCCAGCTCCCCGAAGTGCTCACGCACCTGCTTGGCCAGACCGCGCTGCGCATCGAGATCGCGTGCGTCGGCCTGCACGACGGGCACCTTGTCCCCGAGGATCTGCCGCGCCCTGTCGATGCTGGCCGGGGTGACGCCTGTGACCAGCACGTCGGCGCCCTCCGCGAGGAAACGCTGCGCGGTCTCCAGGCCGATCCCGCTGGTGCCGCCGGTGATGAGGGCGCGCTTGCCCGCAAGACGATTCATGGTGATTGTTCCTTGCCGAGTCGTTAGGTAAGTCGATGGACTCACCATTGGAAGATAGCCCCCGCGCCATCCATGAGGCAAGTCAATCCACTTACCATCGGCGCCTGGAGCGGTTCGGTTAAGGACGCGTCGCGTGGGAGTGGGCAAGGAGTGCCCTGGGACCGGTTCCCGCTCGGAGAGCTCGTCGGTCAGCTGCCCTCGGACCACTGGCAGGGGTCTCTTCCGACAGGGTCGGAAAAACAGCACCCAGCGCCTCCTCGACGGGCGTGAGCTCCTGGTCCAACGGCGGCCTGGCGGTCAGGGCACCGAAGAGTCTGCTGCTGCCCGGCCTGCCATCCGCTCTCTCCTTCGGAAAGGACGTCGCGGCCGTCGGCCGGTCAGCCGCGTTGCCGGCGGGCGCGCAGATCGGCCCAGCGGCGTAGGCGCTCGGAGATCTGGGCTTCGTAGCCGTTGCGGGTGGGCTGGTAGTACGTCTGGCGGTCCATGTCGTCGGGGAAGTAGTCGTCACCGGAGAAGCCGTCGGTTGTGTCCGGGTCGTACTGGTAGTCCTTGCCGTAGCCGAGGTTCTTCATCAGCCGGGTCGGGGCGTTGAGGATGTGGGCCGGTGGCATGAGTGAGCCGGTGTGCCGGGCTGATCGGTGTGCGGCGTTGAAGCCGCGGTAGACGGCGATGGACTTGGGGGCGGTGGCGAGGTAGACGACGGCCTGGGCGATCGCCAACTCGCCCTCGGGGGAGCCGAGTCGCTCGTACACGTCCCAGGCGGCGAGGGCCTGCTGGACGGCGTGCGGGTCGGCCATGCCGATGTCCTCGTTCGCGAAGCGGACCAGGCGGCGGGCGACGAACAGTGGGTCCTCGCCGCCGTCGAGCATGCGGGCGAGCCAGTACAGGGCCGCGTCCGGGTCGGAGCCGCGCATCGACTTGTGCAGCGCGGAGATCAGGTTGTAGTGGCCCTCCTGCGCCTTGTCGTACAGCGGGGCGCGCTGCTGGATGTGATGGGCGAGGCCGGCGGTGTCCAGGGTGGTTTCGGTGTCCGGGAGGGCCTGGAGCTGTTCGGCCATGTTGAGGAGGTAGCGGCCGTCGCCGTCGGCCATGGCGATCAGGGCGCGGCGGGCGTCGTCGTCCAGGGGCAGATGGTGGCCGGTGAGCTGTTCGGCGCGGTCGAGGAGTGTGGACAGGGCGGCTTCGTCGAGGCGTTTGAGGACGAGGACCTGGGTGCGGGAGAGGAGGGCGCCGTTGAGTTCGAAGCTGGGGTTCTCGGTGGTGGCGCCGATCAGGGTGACGGTGCCGTCCTCGACGTAGGGCAGGAAGCTGTCCTGCTGGGCGCGGTTGAAGCGGTGGATCTCGTCGACGAACAGCAGGGTGCCCTGGCCGATGCCGCGTCGGCTTCGTGCAGTGGCGAAGACCTTGCGCAGGTCGGCCACGCCGGTGAAGGTGGCCGACACCGGTTCGAAGGCCAGGTTGCCGGCGTCCGCGAGGAGCCGGGCGATGGTGGTCTTGCCGACGCCGGGCGGGCCCCACAGGATGGCGGAGCCGAGGCGCTGCTGGGCGACCATGCGGCCCAGCGGGGCGTCCGGGGCCAGGAGGTGGTCCTGCCCGACGACATCTTTCAGCTGGGTGGGGCGCAGGCGGTCGGCGAGCGGCCGGGAGGGCTCCTCGTCGAAGAGCGGCAGGGTCGGTTCCATCAGTCTCTCGGGTCGCAGGCGGACGTGTGCGGACGCGGCCAGCCGTGCACGGGGCAGCGTCTGCTCAGCCGTTCGTGGGGAAGTTCGCGGCGTTCATCGGGCAGTGGGGCGGTCGCGTCGCGGCAGGCGCTCGGCGGCCAGGTCGTAGGAATCCTCGACCACGTCGTTGACCAGCCGCTCGGTGATGCCGGCACCGGGACCGAGGGAGATCCAATGGCGTTTGTCGAGGTAGCGGCCCGGTGTGATCGATGCGTGCTCGTGCATGTACGTGCGGGCGTGTTCGGGTTCGCACTTGACCGTGATGATCTGGTCGTCCGGGTCTTCGGTGACGATCAGGAACACCTTGCCCGCGACCTTGTACACGTCGAGCCCTGGGGTGAAGGGGTAGCCGTGGCTGACGTCGGGGAGGGCCAGGGCCACCTGTCGGGCGGTGTCCTGGAGCCGGTCGCCGG encodes the following:
- a CDS encoding site-specific integrase; the encoded protein is MTSPVEVARRSGAVPARALVLAARPLRAEYRLEETSRFADDAWWLTPAWLRADRKSLKLDFSTVPPPFVTTAKSLFYALLAQDTPPGELPLTIPSIRTYFSCVRRFLTWVHDRGLALAQVSGEDLDIFHRELAEQRLSLASTYRYRRAIRMLWAYRSRVPDALASDPLRRSAWQAWARANPRRFGENLTERIPEQILGPLLTWALRWVDDFAEDVLAARDERAALDARVPAGPDALSALAVLLDGYRRRGEPLPALPVGQRRRGPQLAPCLSHLARLLGHDRDRLERLDAERLIAEAAQEVGVDSDCPLTHRVQGQLDGRPWLAAISYYDVPRYERLLQGACWIVIAYLSGMRDSEAKHLQRGCLSVQRDSAGRVYRHRLHSLAFKGENAHGAQATWIVTAPVARAVAVLERFQSAEQPYLFAPPPTSRSYRQRRSPFGVLDSNATNTDITDLIKWINAYCTAHQRADGIPPERGRVPHLTTRRFRRTLAWFIARRPGGTIAGALQYRHQGIQMFEGYAGTSDSGFRDEVEAEEALARGQFLAGMGAADRPALAGPAGAEAEARLTEFARHTVFDGQVVTDEARLRRIVARHDPHLYPGTFVTCVYNPDRALCRAPADPGHQPVLADCQPLACRNTALTPANQQALVGHLTQLEDALDDGACLAPYIRHRLQEQHRATAAFLARHDPEPAA
- a CDS encoding TetR/AcrR family transcriptional regulator — protein: MSVADRDRAECGGDARQAGYHAQIKAENRARIIRAARDLFLARGYDKTSLAQIAKEAGVSTGTLFKRYPSKAALFAAVTSEQWQLDVEYAEAPPPGDPQYGLDHIGRDYACLVARPGTAALCRLIITELPQMPELADIVGTGFAIDRGPFFDRLRDYLDAEAQAGTLDFRSADGQPHSASAVAEQFLGMICSQLLWPQLVRTDFVPPDPTDTGIVDEAVALMLTRYRTGS
- a CDS encoding SDR family oxidoreductase; this encodes MNRLAGKRALITGGTSGIGLETAQRFLAEGADVLVTGVTPASIDRARQILGDKVPVVQADARDLDAQRGLAKQVREHFGELDVAFLNAGVSDWRPFEDHTEDSFDRLFDINVKSVFFLTQALVPVLANPSSVILNASNSAHGGYGHSNAYAATKAAVSSLMRSWNADLLTSHGIRFNAVSPGPVNTPLYSAAKLGIEDPAVQAAVVEGISAGIPLGRMGMPEEVAEAVVYLASDVSAFAVGQDLILDGGQTVL
- a CDS encoding replication-associated recombination protein A, with product MEPTLPLFDEEPSRPLADRLRPTQLKDVVGQDHLLAPDAPLGRMVAQQRLGSAILWGPPGVGKTTIARLLADAGNLAFEPVSATFTGVADLRKVFATARSRRGIGQGTLLFVDEIHRFNRAQQDSFLPYVEDGTVTLIGATTENPSFELNGALLSRTQVLVLKRLDEAALSTLLDRAEQLTGHHLPLDDDARRALIAMADGDGRYLLNMAEQLQALPDTETTLDTAGLAHHIQQRAPLYDKAQEGHYNLISALHKSMRGSDPDAALYWLARMLDGGEDPLFVARRLVRFANEDIGMADPHAVQQALAAWDVYERLGSPEGELAIAQAVVYLATAPKSIAVYRGFNAAHRSARHTGSLMPPAHILNAPTRLMKNLGYGKDYQYDPDTTDGFSGDDYFPDDMDRQTYYQPTRNGYEAQISERLRRWADLRARRQRG
- a CDS encoding MmcQ/YjbR family DNA-binding protein; protein product: MSAAGDRLQDTARQVALALPDVSHGYPFTPGLDVYKVAGKVFLIVTEDPDDQIITVKCEPEHARTYMHEHASITPGRYLDKRHWISLGPGAGITERLVNDVVEDSYDLAAERLPRRDRPTAR